The segment TGATGAGAAATAACACAGTTTGTAATGTCATTAGTTCAGTGACCACCCAGTATACACACAATGAATCATAAGTTTTTGAATCATAAGTTTTCTCACATTCAAAAAGTAGAGCTTACTTCCATTTTCTCGACAAACATGCCATCTGATTGAAACGTGAAATTTCCACTAGAGATCCTAATCTCATCAGAAACTCTCCCAAAATCATATCAAGGTGAGAAATAAACAAGGAACAGAGGCCCACCGATGTCACATGAtacccagggactgaagtctTGTAACCTTACAAactaaagaagaaacagaagaggtGATTCATGTGAGAACACTGGGGAACTTGAGAAAAGGGAAAtgattattttctatatattGCCAGATTTTACTAGAAAAACACATATGACTTACTAATTGCATTTTAGTCATATAAACCAAAAGAAGGAACTAGTCTCTTCATAATCACAGAAGTCCCTCAGTTGGGTATAAAAGAGGACATGGGAAGAGAAACTTCCAAATTTGAGAAACTCACTCTCCTAGAAACTCACCCAGAACCTCCACTGTCTGACACCATGGTCAGCTCCTGTTGTGGCTCCATCTGCTCTGACCAGAGCTGTGGCCAAAGTCTCTGCCAGGAGACCTGCTGCCGCCCCAGCTGCTGCCAGACCACCTGCTGCAGGACCACCTGCTGCCGCCCCAGCTGTGGTGTGTCCAGCTGCTGCCGCCCGGTCTGCTGCCAGCCCTCCTGCCCTCGCTCCACCTGCTGCATCTCTAGCTGCTGCCGCCCCTCCTGCTGTGGGTCCAGCTGCTGCAGGCCTACCTGCTGCATCTCCAGCTGCTGCAGGCCCCAGTGCTGCCAGCCTGTGTGCTGCCAGCCCACCTGCTCTCACCCCACCTGCTGCATCTCTAGCTGCTCCCACCCCTCCTGCTGTGGGTCCAGCTGTGGGTCCAGCTGCTGCAGGCCTACCTGCTGCATCTCCAGCTGCTGCAGGCCCCGGTGCTGCCAGCCTGTGTGCTGCCAGCCCACCTGCTCCCGCATCTCCAGCTGCTGCCGCCCCTCTTGCTGTGGCTCTAGCTGCTGC is part of the Bubalus kerabau isolate K-KA32 ecotype Philippines breed swamp buffalo chromosome 4, PCC_UOA_SB_1v2, whole genome shotgun sequence genome and harbors:
- the LOC129648999 gene encoding keratin-associated protein 4-7-like isoform X2; amino-acid sequence: MVSSCCGSICSDQSCGQSLCQETCCRPSCCQTTCCRTTCCRPSCGVSSCCRPVCCQPSCPRSTCCISSCCRPSCCGSSCCRPTCCISSCCRPQCCQPVCCRPTCCISSCCRPRCCQPVCCQPTCSRISSCCRPSCCGSSCCLRPVCGRVSCHTTCYRPTCVISTCPRPVCCPSSCC
- the LOC129648999 gene encoding keratin-associated protein 4-9-like isoform X3, which encodes MVSSCCGSICSDQSCGQSLCQETCCRPSCCQTTCCRTTCCRPSCGVPTCCISSCCRPQCCQPVCCQPTCSHPTCCISSCSHPSCCGSSCGSSCCRPTCCISSCCRPRCCQPVCCQPTCSRISSCCRPSCCGSSCCLRPVCGRVSCHTTCYRPTCVISTCPRPVCCPSSCC
- the LOC129648999 gene encoding keratin-associated protein 4-7-like isoform X1 is translated as MVSSCCGSICSDQSCGQSLCQETCCRPSCCQTTCCRTTCCRPSCGVSSCCRPVCCQPSCPRSTCCISSCCRPSCCGSSCCRPTCCISSCCRPQCCQPVCCQPTCSHPTCCISSCSHPSCCGSSCGSSCCRPTCCISSCCRPRCCLRPVCGRVSCHTTCYRPTCVISTCPRPVCCPSSCC